A single window of Hippocampus zosterae strain Florida chromosome 15, ASM2543408v3, whole genome shotgun sequence DNA harbors:
- the LOC127616503 gene encoding uncharacterized protein LOC127616503 isoform X3 has product MMRFVLDCLRTSKARKPKDGRQADVAETDERVLGKSSEIRVRRPQHLALELENAVTVENLELQEQQSDRKELEETLLKLAKHKEKLIQQIKEIRQLCYEESQQILSLQAEEVQRESQVEEYERELARARWRLRKLKEEVKQAKRKMEEAGERNCPLQDSIRQSYEEILQEEHTLCSVSGGAVTPESQLDDSTSPADTAEDEPLPMRPWGRSQSLPAYADLIMVANGAPFCNNLADTREEVDDSSSSSPKMDRSNLEDDPEDVEEEGGVEEASVLTKLDFYQADPFAHCDAGHELFHEDLFLTTDASDGFASDPFKGSDPFAADVLFPEPNVTGDEVCDEVGTGPPGAENKSSAGTQCFESEFPDEESDFEIGDSPEDLEAAPEADDRSGFFQPIRSSSEELGPGPDPSWRSRGHCSVESDPNGYELDLGAVSPPSHIQERDRASPAGEFEAAAQVEGGNGAPELVAEALLGPGGNDRARPLDADPEGAAHWSSDIQEEQPGSPADSPRFPDSGPESPDTDLNLDYEPTSRSSFDPYGFKLSPEHSSRSLFDPDETELSPLSGDQDLSFDPERCSGRAEPLSFYAYEMASSRAAPGSDPYGFKLSLEEENQEVPEPCGHDSTEDAAPPGGSDEKDKGEALKSSDREALWLLPCENQEVLDLRGDDRKEPSRAFQSANREGPQSSSLVTGENVKSVGAENRDFLNLCSSPENQEVVDFLSDREVDRRDADNQQVLDFCRRRDPRPLDLTRTENREVLDSDGRGDEEAGENGRVLLFGGRGNRATPTRDGRGDDEPLDSDDHDNQEVPDPTVDGPGAESDDDRRILKPESKSSASDSSSDGDAASEEPLGGRPADDPCHGSVPRGDLALAFGAGGYVGCPDVAEDLRPLRRRHARVGAPVRPPRPSLRAKEKAESPTQGIDLK; this is encoded by the exons gAGTTGGAGAATGCGGTCACGGTGGAGAATCTGGAGCTGCAGGAGCAGCAGTCAGACCgcaaggagctggaggagacGCTGCTCAAATTAGCCAAACACAAAGAGAAGCTCATTCAGCAGATAAAAGAGATCCGGCAGCTCTGCTATGAAGAGAGTCAACAG ATCTTGTCTCTGCAGGCCGAAGAGGTTCAGAGGGAGAGTCAGGTTGAGGAGTACGAGCGAGAGCTCGCCAGAGCCAGATGGAGGCTGAGGAAGCTCAAAGAGGAGGTGAAACAGGCCAAAAGAAAGATGGAGGAGGCGGGAGAGAGGAACTGTCCTCTCCAGGATTCCATTCGACAGTCCTATGAAGAAATCTTGCAG GAAGAGCACACGCTTTGTTCTGTGTCAGGTGGCGCCGTCACTCCCGAGAGCCAGCTCGATGACTCGACATCTCCCGCCGACACCGCCGAGGATGAACCGCTTCCGATGAGACCGTGGGGGAGGAGCCAATCGCTGCCCGCGTACGCCGACCTCATCATG GTAGCCAACGGCGCGCCTTTCTGCAATAATTTAGCGGATACCAGAGAAGAGGTCGACGACAGTAGCAGCAGCTCACCCAAG ATGGACAGATCCAACCTGGAAGACGATCCGGAAGACGTTGAGGAAGAAGGGGGAGTCGAGGAAGCGTCCGTTCTCACCAAGCTGGACTTCTATCAAGCCGACCCCTTTGCGCATTGTGACGCAGGCC ATGAGCTATTCCACGAAGACCTTTTCCTCACAACGGACGCATCGG ATGGATTCGCGTCAGACCCTTTCAAAGGCAGCGACCCCTTTGCGGCCGACGTTTTGTTTCCCGAGCCGAACGTCACCGGCGATGAAGTCTGCGACGAGGTCGGCACCGGTCCGCCCGGTGCTGAAAACAAATCTTCGGCGGGGACGCAGTGTTTCGAATCGGAGTTTCCCGACGAAGAGAGCGACTTCGAGATCGGCGATAGTCCCGAGGATCTGGAAGCCGCGCCCGAGGCGGACGATCGCTCGGGATTTTTTCAGCCCATCCGGAGTTCATCTGAGGAGCTGGGCCCGGGGCCCGACCCGAGCTGGCGTTCGCGGGGTCACTGCTCCGTGGAATCGGATCCCAACGGCTACGAGCTGGACCTCGGCGCCGTCTCCCCGCCCTCTCACATCCAAGAGCGCGATCGCGCGTCTCCAGCTGGAGAATTTGAGGCCGCTGCTCAAGTGGAGGGAG GGAACGGCGCCCCCGAGCTTGTTGCCGAAGCCTTGTTGGGGCCGGGCGGGAACGACCGCGCTCGGCCTCTTGACGCCGATCCCGAAGGAGCGGCGCATTGGAGCAGTGACATCCAAGAGGAACAACCGGGAAGCCCCGCTGACTCCCCCAGATTCCCAGATTCCGGACCCGAGTCACCGGACACCGACCTGAACTTGGACTATGAACCAACAAGCCGGTCTTCCTTCGACCCGTACGGCTTCAAGCTCAGTCCGGAACACTCCAGTCGAAGCCTCTTCGACCCCGATGAAACCGAGCTGAGCCCGCTATCCGGCGACCAAGATCTGTCTTTCGACCCGGAGCGCTGCTCCGGTCGAGCGGAGCCCCTGAGCTTCTACGCGTATGAAATGGCCTCTtcccgggcggcgccgggctcGGATCCCTACGGCTTTAAGCTCAGCCTTGAAGAAGAGAATCAGGAGGTGCCCGAACCCTGCGGCCACGATAGCACGGAAGACGCGGCGCCCCCTGGCGGCTCGGACGAGAAAGACAAAGGAGAGGCCTTGAAGTCGAGCGATCGAGAAGCACTTTGGCTTCTTCCCTGCGAAAACCAAGAAGTGCTCGATTTGCGTGGCGACGACCGCAAAGAACCGTCGCGTGCCTTTCAAAGCGCAAACCGAGAGGGGCCGCAATCGTCATCTCTGGTCACCGGCGAAAATGTGAAGTCGGTCGGCGCGGAGAATCGGGACTTCTTGAATCTTTGTAGTAGTCCCGAAAACCAAGAAGTGGTTGACTTTCTGAGTGACCGAGAAGTCGACCGCCGCGACGCCGATAATCAACAAGTCCTCGACTTCTGCCGCCGCCGCGACCCGCGGCCGCTCGATCTCACCCGCACGGAGAATCGGGAAGTGTTGGATTCCGACGGCCGCGGTGACGAAGAGGCCGGCGAAAATGGGCGGGTGCTCCTTTTCGGTGGCCGCGGGAACCGGGCCACGCCCACCCGCGATGGGAGGGGAGATGACGAGCCGCTCGACTCGGACGACCACGACAACCAGGAAGTGCCGGACCCGACCGTAGACGGCCCTGGCGCGGAAAGCGACGACGATCGCCGCATCCTCAAACCAGAGTCGAAGAGCAGCGCCAGCGATAGTAGCTCGGACGGCGACGCGGCATCGGAAGAGCCGCTCGgagggcgacccgcggatgatCCTTGCCATGGCAGCGTGCCGCGGGGTGATCTGGCTTTGGCGTTTGGGGCCGGGGGCTACGTTGGCTGTCCCGATGTAGCCGAGGACCTCCGACCTCTCCGCCGCAGACACGCTCGCGTCGGAGCGCCCGTCAGACCTCCCCGGCCTTCGCTCAGG gcAAAGGAGAAAGCGGAGTCGCCGACTCAGGGAATCGACCTGAAATGA
- the LOC127616503 gene encoding uncharacterized protein LOC127616503 isoform X5, whose amino-acid sequence MEEAGERNCPLQDSIRQSYEEILQEEHTLCSVSGGAVTPESQLDDSTSPADTAEDEPLPMRPWGRSQSLPAYADLIMVANGAPFCNNLADTREEVDDSSSSSPKMDRSNLEDDPEDVEEEGGVEEASVLTKLDFYQADPFAHCDAGHELFHEDLFLTTDASDGFASDPFKGSDPFAADVLFPEPNVTGDEVCDEVGTGPPGAENKSSAGTQCFESEFPDEESDFEIGDSPEDLEAAPEADDRSGFFQPIRSSSEELGPGPDPSWRSRGHCSVESDPNGYELDLGAVSPPSHIQERDRASPAGEFEAAAQVEGGNGAPELVAEALLGPGGNDRARPLDADPEGAAHWSSDIQEEQPGSPADSPRFPDSGPESPDTDLNLDYEPTSRSSFDPYGFKLSPEHSSRSLFDPDETELSPLSGDQDLSFDPERCSGRAEPLSFYAYEMASSRAAPGSDPYGFKLSLEEENQEVPEPCGHDSTEDAAPPGGSDEKDKGEALKSSDREALWLLPCENQEVLDLRGDDRKEPSRAFQSANREGPQSSSLVTGENVKSVGAENRDFLNLCSSPENQEVVDFLSDREVDRRDADNQQVLDFCRRRDPRPLDLTRTENREVLDSDGRGDEEAGENGRVLLFGGRGNRATPTRDGRGDDEPLDSDDHDNQEVPDPTVDGPGAESDDDRRILKPESKSSASDSSSDGDAASEEPLGGRPADDPCHGSVPRGDLALAFGAGGYVGCPDVAEDLRPLRRRHARVGAPVRPPRPSLRAKEKAESPTQGIDLK is encoded by the exons ATGGAGGAGGCGGGAGAGAGGAACTGTCCTCTCCAGGATTCCATTCGACAGTCCTATGAAGAAATCTTGCAG GAAGAGCACACGCTTTGTTCTGTGTCAGGTGGCGCCGTCACTCCCGAGAGCCAGCTCGATGACTCGACATCTCCCGCCGACACCGCCGAGGATGAACCGCTTCCGATGAGACCGTGGGGGAGGAGCCAATCGCTGCCCGCGTACGCCGACCTCATCATG GTAGCCAACGGCGCGCCTTTCTGCAATAATTTAGCGGATACCAGAGAAGAGGTCGACGACAGTAGCAGCAGCTCACCCAAG ATGGACAGATCCAACCTGGAAGACGATCCGGAAGACGTTGAGGAAGAAGGGGGAGTCGAGGAAGCGTCCGTTCTCACCAAGCTGGACTTCTATCAAGCCGACCCCTTTGCGCATTGTGACGCAGGCC ATGAGCTATTCCACGAAGACCTTTTCCTCACAACGGACGCATCGG ATGGATTCGCGTCAGACCCTTTCAAAGGCAGCGACCCCTTTGCGGCCGACGTTTTGTTTCCCGAGCCGAACGTCACCGGCGATGAAGTCTGCGACGAGGTCGGCACCGGTCCGCCCGGTGCTGAAAACAAATCTTCGGCGGGGACGCAGTGTTTCGAATCGGAGTTTCCCGACGAAGAGAGCGACTTCGAGATCGGCGATAGTCCCGAGGATCTGGAAGCCGCGCCCGAGGCGGACGATCGCTCGGGATTTTTTCAGCCCATCCGGAGTTCATCTGAGGAGCTGGGCCCGGGGCCCGACCCGAGCTGGCGTTCGCGGGGTCACTGCTCCGTGGAATCGGATCCCAACGGCTACGAGCTGGACCTCGGCGCCGTCTCCCCGCCCTCTCACATCCAAGAGCGCGATCGCGCGTCTCCAGCTGGAGAATTTGAGGCCGCTGCTCAAGTGGAGGGAG GGAACGGCGCCCCCGAGCTTGTTGCCGAAGCCTTGTTGGGGCCGGGCGGGAACGACCGCGCTCGGCCTCTTGACGCCGATCCCGAAGGAGCGGCGCATTGGAGCAGTGACATCCAAGAGGAACAACCGGGAAGCCCCGCTGACTCCCCCAGATTCCCAGATTCCGGACCCGAGTCACCGGACACCGACCTGAACTTGGACTATGAACCAACAAGCCGGTCTTCCTTCGACCCGTACGGCTTCAAGCTCAGTCCGGAACACTCCAGTCGAAGCCTCTTCGACCCCGATGAAACCGAGCTGAGCCCGCTATCCGGCGACCAAGATCTGTCTTTCGACCCGGAGCGCTGCTCCGGTCGAGCGGAGCCCCTGAGCTTCTACGCGTATGAAATGGCCTCTtcccgggcggcgccgggctcGGATCCCTACGGCTTTAAGCTCAGCCTTGAAGAAGAGAATCAGGAGGTGCCCGAACCCTGCGGCCACGATAGCACGGAAGACGCGGCGCCCCCTGGCGGCTCGGACGAGAAAGACAAAGGAGAGGCCTTGAAGTCGAGCGATCGAGAAGCACTTTGGCTTCTTCCCTGCGAAAACCAAGAAGTGCTCGATTTGCGTGGCGACGACCGCAAAGAACCGTCGCGTGCCTTTCAAAGCGCAAACCGAGAGGGGCCGCAATCGTCATCTCTGGTCACCGGCGAAAATGTGAAGTCGGTCGGCGCGGAGAATCGGGACTTCTTGAATCTTTGTAGTAGTCCCGAAAACCAAGAAGTGGTTGACTTTCTGAGTGACCGAGAAGTCGACCGCCGCGACGCCGATAATCAACAAGTCCTCGACTTCTGCCGCCGCCGCGACCCGCGGCCGCTCGATCTCACCCGCACGGAGAATCGGGAAGTGTTGGATTCCGACGGCCGCGGTGACGAAGAGGCCGGCGAAAATGGGCGGGTGCTCCTTTTCGGTGGCCGCGGGAACCGGGCCACGCCCACCCGCGATGGGAGGGGAGATGACGAGCCGCTCGACTCGGACGACCACGACAACCAGGAAGTGCCGGACCCGACCGTAGACGGCCCTGGCGCGGAAAGCGACGACGATCGCCGCATCCTCAAACCAGAGTCGAAGAGCAGCGCCAGCGATAGTAGCTCGGACGGCGACGCGGCATCGGAAGAGCCGCTCGgagggcgacccgcggatgatCCTTGCCATGGCAGCGTGCCGCGGGGTGATCTGGCTTTGGCGTTTGGGGCCGGGGGCTACGTTGGCTGTCCCGATGTAGCCGAGGACCTCCGACCTCTCCGCCGCAGACACGCTCGCGTCGGAGCGCCCGTCAGACCTCCCCGGCCTTCGCTCAGG gcAAAGGAGAAAGCGGAGTCGCCGACTCAGGGAATCGACCTGAAATGA
- the LOC127616503 gene encoding uncharacterized protein LOC127616503 isoform X4: MMRFVLDCLRTSKARKPKDGRQADVAETDERVLGKSSEIRELENAVTVENLELQEQQSDRKELEETLLKLAKHKEKLIQQIKEIRQLCYEESQQILSLQAEEVQRESQVEEYERELARARWRLRKLKEEVKQAKRKMEEAGERNCPLQDSIRQSYEEILQEEHTLCSVSGGAVTPESQLDDSTSPADTAEDEPLPMRPWGRSQSLPAYADLIMVANGAPFCNNLADTREEVDDSSSSSPKMDRSNLEDDPEDVEEEGGVEEASVLTKLDFYQADPFAHCDAGHELFHEDLFLTTDASDGFASDPFKGSDPFAADVLFPEPNVTGDEVCDEVGTGPPGAENKSSAGTQCFESEFPDEESDFEIGDSPEDLEAAPEADDRSGFFQPIRSSSEELGPGPDPSWRSRGHCSVESDPNGYELDLGAVSPPSHIQERDRASPAGEFEAAAQVEGGNGAPELVAEALLGPGGNDRARPLDADPEGAAHWSSDIQEEQPGSPADSPRFPDSGPESPDTDLNLDYEPTSRSSFDPYGFKLSPEHSSRSLFDPDETELSPLSGDQDLSFDPERCSGRAEPLSFYAYEMASSRAAPGSDPYGFKLSLEEENQEVPEPCGHDSTEDAAPPGGSDEKDKGEALKSSDREALWLLPCENQEVLDLRGDDRKEPSRAFQSANREGPQSSSLVTGENVKSVGAENRDFLNLCSSPENQEVVDFLSDREVDRRDADNQQVLDFCRRRDPRPLDLTRTENREVLDSDGRGDEEAGENGRVLLFGGRGNRATPTRDGRGDDEPLDSDDHDNQEVPDPTVDGPGAESDDDRRILKPESKSSASDSSSDGDAASEEPLGGRPADDPCHGSVPRGDLALAFGAGGYVGCPDVAEDLRPLRRRHARVGAPVRPPRPSLRAKEKAESPTQGIDLK, from the exons gAGTTGGAGAATGCGGTCACGGTGGAGAATCTGGAGCTGCAGGAGCAGCAGTCAGACCgcaaggagctggaggagacGCTGCTCAAATTAGCCAAACACAAAGAGAAGCTCATTCAGCAGATAAAAGAGATCCGGCAGCTCTGCTATGAAGAGAGTCAACAG ATCTTGTCTCTGCAGGCCGAAGAGGTTCAGAGGGAGAGTCAGGTTGAGGAGTACGAGCGAGAGCTCGCCAGAGCCAGATGGAGGCTGAGGAAGCTCAAAGAGGAGGTGAAACAGGCCAAAAGAAAGATGGAGGAGGCGGGAGAGAGGAACTGTCCTCTCCAGGATTCCATTCGACAGTCCTATGAAGAAATCTTGCAG GAAGAGCACACGCTTTGTTCTGTGTCAGGTGGCGCCGTCACTCCCGAGAGCCAGCTCGATGACTCGACATCTCCCGCCGACACCGCCGAGGATGAACCGCTTCCGATGAGACCGTGGGGGAGGAGCCAATCGCTGCCCGCGTACGCCGACCTCATCATG GTAGCCAACGGCGCGCCTTTCTGCAATAATTTAGCGGATACCAGAGAAGAGGTCGACGACAGTAGCAGCAGCTCACCCAAG ATGGACAGATCCAACCTGGAAGACGATCCGGAAGACGTTGAGGAAGAAGGGGGAGTCGAGGAAGCGTCCGTTCTCACCAAGCTGGACTTCTATCAAGCCGACCCCTTTGCGCATTGTGACGCAGGCC ATGAGCTATTCCACGAAGACCTTTTCCTCACAACGGACGCATCGG ATGGATTCGCGTCAGACCCTTTCAAAGGCAGCGACCCCTTTGCGGCCGACGTTTTGTTTCCCGAGCCGAACGTCACCGGCGATGAAGTCTGCGACGAGGTCGGCACCGGTCCGCCCGGTGCTGAAAACAAATCTTCGGCGGGGACGCAGTGTTTCGAATCGGAGTTTCCCGACGAAGAGAGCGACTTCGAGATCGGCGATAGTCCCGAGGATCTGGAAGCCGCGCCCGAGGCGGACGATCGCTCGGGATTTTTTCAGCCCATCCGGAGTTCATCTGAGGAGCTGGGCCCGGGGCCCGACCCGAGCTGGCGTTCGCGGGGTCACTGCTCCGTGGAATCGGATCCCAACGGCTACGAGCTGGACCTCGGCGCCGTCTCCCCGCCCTCTCACATCCAAGAGCGCGATCGCGCGTCTCCAGCTGGAGAATTTGAGGCCGCTGCTCAAGTGGAGGGAG GGAACGGCGCCCCCGAGCTTGTTGCCGAAGCCTTGTTGGGGCCGGGCGGGAACGACCGCGCTCGGCCTCTTGACGCCGATCCCGAAGGAGCGGCGCATTGGAGCAGTGACATCCAAGAGGAACAACCGGGAAGCCCCGCTGACTCCCCCAGATTCCCAGATTCCGGACCCGAGTCACCGGACACCGACCTGAACTTGGACTATGAACCAACAAGCCGGTCTTCCTTCGACCCGTACGGCTTCAAGCTCAGTCCGGAACACTCCAGTCGAAGCCTCTTCGACCCCGATGAAACCGAGCTGAGCCCGCTATCCGGCGACCAAGATCTGTCTTTCGACCCGGAGCGCTGCTCCGGTCGAGCGGAGCCCCTGAGCTTCTACGCGTATGAAATGGCCTCTtcccgggcggcgccgggctcGGATCCCTACGGCTTTAAGCTCAGCCTTGAAGAAGAGAATCAGGAGGTGCCCGAACCCTGCGGCCACGATAGCACGGAAGACGCGGCGCCCCCTGGCGGCTCGGACGAGAAAGACAAAGGAGAGGCCTTGAAGTCGAGCGATCGAGAAGCACTTTGGCTTCTTCCCTGCGAAAACCAAGAAGTGCTCGATTTGCGTGGCGACGACCGCAAAGAACCGTCGCGTGCCTTTCAAAGCGCAAACCGAGAGGGGCCGCAATCGTCATCTCTGGTCACCGGCGAAAATGTGAAGTCGGTCGGCGCGGAGAATCGGGACTTCTTGAATCTTTGTAGTAGTCCCGAAAACCAAGAAGTGGTTGACTTTCTGAGTGACCGAGAAGTCGACCGCCGCGACGCCGATAATCAACAAGTCCTCGACTTCTGCCGCCGCCGCGACCCGCGGCCGCTCGATCTCACCCGCACGGAGAATCGGGAAGTGTTGGATTCCGACGGCCGCGGTGACGAAGAGGCCGGCGAAAATGGGCGGGTGCTCCTTTTCGGTGGCCGCGGGAACCGGGCCACGCCCACCCGCGATGGGAGGGGAGATGACGAGCCGCTCGACTCGGACGACCACGACAACCAGGAAGTGCCGGACCCGACCGTAGACGGCCCTGGCGCGGAAAGCGACGACGATCGCCGCATCCTCAAACCAGAGTCGAAGAGCAGCGCCAGCGATAGTAGCTCGGACGGCGACGCGGCATCGGAAGAGCCGCTCGgagggcgacccgcggatgatCCTTGCCATGGCAGCGTGCCGCGGGGTGATCTGGCTTTGGCGTTTGGGGCCGGGGGCTACGTTGGCTGTCCCGATGTAGCCGAGGACCTCCGACCTCTCCGCCGCAGACACGCTCGCGTCGGAGCGCCCGTCAGACCTCCCCGGCCTTCGCTCAGG gcAAAGGAGAAAGCGGAGTCGCCGACTCAGGGAATCGACCTGAAATGA
- the LOC127616510 gene encoding tissue factor-like: MSSLRKALCLGVYLSAWMMTAADGDAPKAENVRWLSLDFKTLLLWSATPSNYTFTVGYSWDDSDWMRSPNCIQIAETECDLSKELEPLRRTFIADIQTEPDETTHYDVEDLPHTYSPPFNPYGQSEISAANFTVEVVEDGKVSLTIQDPLTSFHKYGKQLSIRDIFKSDLQYKISYYKSGNTGKRDIIFASNRGEVSGLDGGQSYCFMVAAFIPSRAKAYQQGAWSIQQCTPGHKNVFQDLSFGALVGGLFILAIVLVVIVAVTVVCCRRRARSSRMYQSSSAV, from the exons ATGTCCTCCTTGAGAAAGGCTCTTTGTCTCGGAGTCTACTTGTCCGCTTGGATGATGACGGCAGCAG ATGGCGACGCGCCCAAGGCGGAGAACGTGCGATGGCTCTCTCTGGATTTCAAAACGCTCCTCCTGTGGTCCGCGACGCCATCCAACTACACCTTCACCGTCGGGTACTCTTG GGACGACAGCGACTGGATGCGAAGTCCCAACTGCATCCAAATAGCCGAGACCGAGTGTGATCTGTCCAAAGAACTTGAACCCCTGCGCAG GACATTTATTGCTGACATCCAAACAGAACCTGACGAGACGACCCACTATGACGTGGAAGACTTACCTCACACTTACTCGCCGCCCTTCAACCCTTATGGACAGA GTGAGATCAGTGCTGCAAATTTCACAGTGGAAGTGGTGGAAGACGGCAAAGTGAGCTTGACCATCCAAGATCCCCTCACCAGTTTCCATAAATATGGAAAGCAACTCAGCATCAGAGACATTTTCAAGAGTGACCTCCAGTACAAGATCAGCTATTACAAGTCCGGAAATACTGGAAAG AGAGACATCATATTTGCGTCCAATAGAGGAGAAGTATCTGGGTTGGATGGAGGTCAGAGTTACTGCTTCATGGTGGCCGCTTTCATCCCGTCGAGAGCCAAAGCGTACCAGCAAGGAGCCTGGAGCATCCAGCAGTGCACTCCCGGGCACAAGAACGTCTTTCAAG ATCTGAGTTTCGGAGCCTTGGTCGGCGGCCTTTTCATCCTGGCCATCGtcctcgtcgtcatcgtcgccgTGACGGTTGTATGCTGCAGACGCAGAGCGAGAAGCTCCCGCATGTATCAGTCATCGTCGGCGGTGTGA